The proteins below come from a single Bactrocera tryoni isolate S06 unplaced genomic scaffold, CSIRO_BtryS06_freeze2 scaffold_25, whole genome shotgun sequence genomic window:
- the LOC120780566 gene encoding protein distal antenna-related translates to MDPPTFQQLNIRMSTHGKRPLRNLTPNDKIRAIQRIHQGETKASVSRDIGVPESTLRGWCKNEHKLRFMCSQMNEKNEIEVIPIYKLDNFQPAAKRYKLDGRDSFNSAINIENLIEFKGKSNLKNIHFDINDNNYENALLEETLSDFLRNKSLPDSNEIMKQKLVIKSNKISPGLCSIGQTLSSISTSMNYKEYHFSPYNLNYYSKLNSSVMSAKSSVVSSSFERSKPKHQHAINKNIDKSAFTEPFNEDNESITYNKWFNKASTHNTEWNDYNILGIANRDGINYDGNIVDHNNSNQCSNESRLLQWCKVFNASLNFLTLAATAATLQPKPVYVHGSGDSKNFTSRTDMTECIFEAKNNIQSYNESEPEDLSKKVSKTSMPITSQSHSSISSFKEFQVVNKELQ, encoded by the coding sequence ATGGATCCACCTACGTTTCAACAATTAAATATTCGCATGAGTACACATGGTAAGCGGCCATTGCGCAATCTAACACCTAACGACAAAATTCGGGCTATTCAACGTATTCATCAAGGGGAGACCAAAGCCTCTGTTTCAAGGGACATTGGAGTGCCAGAGTCAACACTTCGAGGCTGGTGTAAAAATGAACATAAGCTTCGTTTTATGTGTAGCCAgatgaatgaaaaaaatgaaatcgaGGTAATTCCGATTTACAAACTAGACAATTTTCAACCAGCTGCGAAAAGATATAAATTGGATGGAAGGGATTCTTTTAACTCGGCCATtaatattgagaatttgatcgAATTCAAAGGAAAGTCCAATTTGAAGAATATCCACTTTGATATCAACGATAACAACTATGAAAACGCGTTACTTGAAGAAACCTTAAGCGATTTTCTAAGAAATAAGTCTTTGCCAGATTCGAACGAAATTATGAAGCAAAAGTTGGtgattaaaagcaataaaatttcaccTGGCTTGTGTTCAATAGGCCAGACTTTATCATCCATTAGTACATCAATGAATTACAAAGAATATCATTTTAGTCCttacaatttaaattattattcaaagttAAACTCTAGTGTTATGTCAGCGAAATCTAGTGTAGTTAGTTCCAGTTTTGAACGTAGCAAACCAAAACACCAACAtgctattaataaaaatattgacaaatCGGCTTTTACAGAGCCTTTTAATGAAGATAATGAATCAATTACATACAACAAGTGGTTCAACAAAGCAAGTACTCACAATACGGAATGGAACGATTATAATATATTAGGTATTGCCAATAGAGACGGCATAAATTATGATGGAAACATTGTTGATCACAATAATAGTAACCAGTGCAGCAATGAATCGAGATTACTTCAGTGGTGTAAAGTTTTCAACgcaagtttgaattttttgaccTTAGCAGCCACTGCTGCTACACTACAACCAAAGCCAGTTTATGTGCATGGAAGtggtgattcaaaaaattttacatctCGAACAGACATGACAGAGTGCATTTTCgaagcaaaaaacaacattCAGAGCTACAATGAAAGTGAACCAGAAGATCTATCCAAAAAGGTTTCAAAAACTTCTATGCCCATTACAAGTCAGTCACACAGCTCCATTTCTTCTTTCAAAGAGTTTCAGGTCGTAAACAAGGAATTGCAATAa